Genomic DNA from Lagenorhynchus albirostris chromosome 9, mLagAlb1.1, whole genome shotgun sequence:
tgaagtatacttgattttcCCCATTCTAGAAGTCCCCAGGATAGAAGCCCCTCAGCTATTAGAATTGCCGAGACCTTGATCAGGTTTGTGAGCTGTTCCTGATCATTTGGGTCCACACCAAATGAAAGGtctgagagggaaagagaaagagcgTGAGAGGAAATTACAAATGAGGGAACTTCTGGCAACATTAATAAAGCTTATTATACCACATTCATAATCTAGAAACACCCCTATCCAGCCCTGGGGTCTTTGGATATAGTGGGGTAAGAGTGGGCATGTAGAAAAGAGACTGAAATGGTCCTCCACGCTGACACATAGAAGTAGAAAAATATCCTCAGAGTTAAGTAGCATATCATTCCTACTTGTCCAGGATTCATTGCAAAGTCCTATAATCCAGGTGCGAGAGTTTCCCACATTCACCTCCCAGTAATGTTTGCCAGTGGTGAAGGTCTGAGCACCCCATGAAGGAGTATTCTCTGAACTTGCTGGATTACGGGGCACGTCTTGATGGTCAGGACTGCACTGCAAACGTCTCAGGTCTTCAGTCAGAGCCACATgacaatttcttattttatgatcCAACGTAACATACacttcagtaaaaagaaaacagcaaagtcAAAGAACAGAGTTTTAAAGTTCTGAGGGACGGACAAGTGTGGCGGTATTGTGGCAGAGGTTTAGCAACCAAATCTCTGGAACAAAGCAAAGCTGGTTTGCCTTATTTGCTGGGAATATTCCAGCCCACCGTGACCATTTTCAAGGTGCCAGCCATTCAGTAATTGCTCCTAAAATTCTGGAACTTGTAACAATTCGCTCCCATGAGTGTGTCAGTACGAGCTAGCTCCAGAACACCCCTTTACCAAAGGTTACTAAACAGAGTGTGTCACTGGAAATCCAGAGAAAGAACAGGAAGGGCTTCTTGTCTATCTAAAGAGCCAGAAAATCTCTAATCGTACAACtagatgaagaaaaattttgAGAATACATAAAGATGTGGGATATCAGCCTCTGGCTTATTTTTACTAACTAACTCCTCAAAAACTGGGGAGTTCATTCATAGATGTcaagaaaatagcaaaaaaacaaagaaaaaaaaaaccaaaaaacaaaaaaagaaaatagcaaaatggcCCTTAATTCACTTAAGTCCTCTCATTAATCCACTctcacaaaataaaatagtaataaatatattatacattatactttaaatatgatattgtttttatttttagtcctAAATAGTGATCACATTGCTTAACATTTaagcaagtaaaaataaaataaaccaaaaacccATCTGTGCCTTTTTTTAGAAGTGATTTCTCTCTTAGGATTTCTAATGGAGCcaccactgaatcagaatccaaCTCATCCCATCTCAGGCCTGCTTCTCCTTTGTCTGCCAGGCTCACCCTTCAGTTGCATTTGTCTTAAGGGGCCCTCTATGCAACAAATCATGGGTTCAATTTGTTTTGTGGTTGTACTTGttgtatataaaaatacttttaagctttttaaaagtcttgtgatttttcaaatgtaattATTACATTCAATATTcagataaacatttaaataacaaCATTAAGGTGATTCTAAGAATCTGAATATCTGCATATAATCACAGTTAACTACAAGATGAAATACACTGAATGGATATGCAGTTTTATAAGGCagagtgttctttttttaaaattttaactcacCACAAGTAACTATATAAGAAACTGTCATATTCGATTGATTGTTTTTGACAGGCTTCAGTTAGCTTTCTCTGACTGATAATTAACAATAAACTATAAAGTTAGTTATAAAGCAGTGCCTGCTTCCCTGTTCTCTACAAAGAACAGACAGAGCAATGAAGAGAGATCACCAGCATGTATCTAGTCGTGAAGGAAATATTACTGCCTTCACCCAGAGAGCTGCCTCTTACCTCGGAAGCTGTTAAGCCTTTCCAACATCCCAGTGATGGCCCATGTACTGAGCTGTGGGTCCATAGGCTGAGGAATGTACAGCTGCATTAACTGactcctgtaaaaaaaaaaaaaaaagacccacttACTAACAGGCCGAAAGGTACCATTAGCAGTCCACTGATGGTGCTGCATCAGAATCCTCATAATTAGGTGTGAAGGGTGTGAATCTAACTCCTCAGATGGAGGAACACTACAGTTGCTATTATATTTTACAATCTGTTTCCCTGCTCTTAGCATATCAATCTTAGTAGAATATGTCACCTCAATCATAATTGTGTCTGTTTCCTCTCTTGTAGCTTCCCTAGGGGATCCACACAGCAATTCTCATTTAATTCCTGAAATCTAATAGGTGGCAAATAGTTAGAATTTGCCATCTGATACATATGGATCCTCAGCACTATCGTATGTTCTTTCTTGATGATTCTACCTCCCTCCTCGTCTCAGCATCTGTCTACCTGCTGCCTCTCCCATAGATGACCAGGAATAATCCTCAAATATCAATAATTAGAATTTGGAAATTAGGGGGGCAGGAAAAATAGTTGTCTCTTTGCAACTTCTACAGTAAGTCTTGCAACTGAAACTACACTCCCCTCAACCCTACTTTCACCTAAGGGTAGACTATATAAAACCTGTCAGACTTttagagaaggaaggaataaacGCAGACAGAAAGAAGCTTCTCATTAAAAAGGGAGGGTCCATCTCAACAGAAATAGCCTGATCACTATCACAATTACCATGATTTGAATAGGGGGCAAACTTACCTTTTCATTGTGTCTCCCACATCctgtaaagagaaagaaaggaaggcttAGCTTTCAGCAAAAGCTCTCCTGTTTAGTCTAGTTTGAGGATATGAGATTATACTGGGAAATTCACTATCTCCAGTTCTCTTCCTTGGGGAAAATCATTTGCCATTTCCCTTATCCTTAAAAAGATGAAACCCAGTCTCACATTTACATACAGTTGATAAAATCATACTCTTGATAAAATTGAAAGTCAGAAGATGTTCTTAGGGTGCACGAATGGCTGTGCTTTGTTGTAATCTACAGCAGGATTCACAGCGTTCCCCAAAGTTCTTATAAGGGTGTGAAAGCTAGAACCTCACAACAGAAAGAAGGCATACATCCCATGTTCACACATATTACCAAGTACACATACAAAGTTAAATTATCTGCTCACAAGCTGCTCTCTTGCAGCTGGTCAGAAACTGTAAATATAGTCGTCCCTGAGTATATGAGGGGAATTCATTCCAGGACCCCTTgtataccaaaatccatggatgcgcaaatctcttatataaaatggcacagtatttcCATATAATGTATGCACAATTTCCTGTATACTTTATtcacctctagattacttataatacctaatataatgtaaatgctgtgtaaatagttgtcAGCATTGACaaattaaagttttgctttttggaaatttctgggttttttttttttttttttttggttttttaaaaatatatattttccatcggcagttggttgaatccccgGATGTAAAACCTATAGGGATATGGAAGGCTAACTGTATAGTAGAGGAATAGAACAAGAAGGTTTGGGAGATTTTCTTCTGGATCTGTTACTTGAACCTTTCCACACAGTTATCCTTCTTCCATATAAGGCAAAAGTGATGTTTCGTCTCCAGATTATACTGGAGGAGCAAAACCCGCCATCATAGAGGCAGAAGAAGAATCTGGACTTTGGaaccagaaaaataatggaggccaAAAAGGATATAACTCCAGTGGATATAAATGCTTTCCAAGCAGGCTGGTGTTCAGCACCCTAACGTCGTTCCTTAGTCCTTACCTGGAGCATGTCCACGTCTGCTTTAAGGCACAGTTCCTTCAGCTCCTCATATATTCTTCTCAGGAGTTTCCCCATATGAACCATTCTGGCTACATTTCTCCTGAGTCGCTGAAAAACAATCTTGCCTTCAATTGCCAACATCTCtaaatgtttttgcttttcttcctggaGATATTGATATACCTTAGGGTATTCAGCTCCTATCATCACCATCCGTAGATTTACAAAACCCTGCAGTGACATTGGATTAATTAGATCATGTATCTGGATGGTTTTATTCTTCTCCTATCATCTATTGTCTACGAGTTATGTATAGAATACTTGTCTTAGTTTGtttgggctactataacaaaagcACAATAGACTGCATAActtataaataacagaatttACTTCACACAGTTCAGTAAggtgggaaatccaagatcagtgccagcagatttggtgtatGGTGAGAGCCACTGCctagatagcttttttttttttgcttaataatgattaaaatatattctacttTACAAAGCGCATTCACAtacttggttttcattttttttaccatatgcatgtatcttttttattgaagtgtagttgatttacaatattgtattaatttcaggtatacagcaaagtgatttggttatacatacatatatatatatgcatatatctatattctgttttttcccaattcttttccattataggttattacaagatattgaatatagttccctgtgctctacggaggtccttgttgtttgtctgtt
This window encodes:
- the LOC132526225 gene encoding tripartite motif-containing protein 77-like isoform X2, with translation MESAFTQCFPSEFICSICKDNFTDPVTISCGHRFCTPCLCLLWEDVQTAPCCPVCKAVSLKMDFKSTIFAKEHVLPTRGSVVCQLPSSAKQMCRIHQVIKLYFCQTDKSLLCLFCSHSPEHATHEHYPVKQVAEHYRENLLMQMKSIWKKKKENQRNIKKVTNIFRVWEDVGDTMKRSQLMQLYIPQPMDPQLSTWAITGMLERLNSFRVYVTLDHKIRNCHVALTEDLRRLQCSPDHQDVPRNPASSENTPSWGAQTFTTGKHYWEVNVGNSRTWIIGLCNESWTSRNDMLLNSEDIFLLLCVSVEDHFSLFSTCPLLPHYIQRPQGWIGVFLDYECGIISFINVARSSLICNFLSRSFSFPLRPFIWCGPK
- the LOC132526225 gene encoding tripartite motif-containing protein 77-like isoform X1 yields the protein MESAFTQCFPSEFICSICKDNFTDPVTISCGHRFCTPCLCLLWEDVQTAPCCPVCKAVSLKMDFKSTIFAKEHVLPTRGSVVCQLPSSAKQMCRIHQVIKLYFCQTDKSLLCLFCSHSPEHATHEHYPVKQVAEHYRENLLMQMKSIWKKKKENQRNIKKVTNIFRVWEGFVNLRMVMIGAEYPKVYQYLQEEKQKHLEMLAIEGKIVFQRLRRNVARMVHMGKLLRRIYEELKELCLKADVDMLQDVGDTMKRSQLMQLYIPQPMDPQLSTWAITGMLERLNSFRVYVTLDHKIRNCHVALTEDLRRLQCSPDHQDVPRNPASSENTPSWGAQTFTTGKHYWEVNVGNSRTWIIGLCNESWTSRNDMLLNSEDIFLLLCVSVEDHFSLFSTCPLLPHYIQRPQGWIGVFLDYECGIISFINVARSSLICNFLSRSFSFPLRPFIWCGPK